The proteins below are encoded in one region of Lactuca sativa cultivar Salinas chromosome 3, Lsat_Salinas_v11, whole genome shotgun sequence:
- the LOC111913106 gene encoding ubiquitin C-terminal hydrolase 13 isoform X1: MLVGMKTKKKRLRHLQHQINGKYLSPDADKCVWNLYNLHSVLVNNGGVHGGHYYAFIRPTLPDKCYPGFNNAPFKIYKILERIHACLHT, encoded by the exons ATGTTGGTTGGaatgaaaacaaagaagaagCGACTTCGACATCTGCAACATCAG ATAAATGGAAAATATCTATCTCCTGATGCTGATAAGTGTGTCTGGAATCTTTATAACCTGCATAG TGTATTGGTTAATAATGGTGGTGTGCATGGTGGACACTACTATGCATTTATCAGGCCAACTCTTCCAGATAAATG CTACCCTGGTTTCAATAATGCACCGTTTAAAATTTACAAAATACTCGAACGCATACATGCTTGTTTACATACGTGA
- the LOC111913106 gene encoding ubiquitin C-terminal hydrolase 13 isoform X2, producing the protein MWTSDQQENNHTMINGKYLSPDADKCVWNLYNLHSVLVNNGGVHGGHYYAFIRPTLPDKCYPGFNNAPFKIYKILERIHACLHT; encoded by the exons ATGTGGACTTCAGATCAACAAGAAAATAACCATACTATG ATAAATGGAAAATATCTATCTCCTGATGCTGATAAGTGTGTCTGGAATCTTTATAACCTGCATAG TGTATTGGTTAATAATGGTGGTGTGCATGGTGGACACTACTATGCATTTATCAGGCCAACTCTTCCAGATAAATG CTACCCTGGTTTCAATAATGCACCGTTTAAAATTTACAAAATACTCGAACGCATACATGCTTGTTTACATACGTGA